In Flavivirga abyssicola, the following are encoded in one genomic region:
- a CDS encoding sulfatase, with translation MKYRIISPLRINQIKYRFKINLTYFALLFSVSFFAQQEKPNVLFIAIDDINDWVAPLGGNKQAITPNMDRFVDNGAVIFKNNVCAAPVCGPSRSAILSGFYPSTSGIYNNGQNLIYSDVVKANATLPEYFSKNGYHTMANGKIFHKHATANGVDFGAWAFDEFARARRYNKDAAKKKFYTASKAGVIHGEHNPGFIDKKSKLSWGPTKDAFEETVDYKVADWARTQLSKDFDKPFFMAVGFIKPHLPWFVPQEYFDMYDVDAIEDIITKEDDLEDIVKPNGKPLFKPTGEYNWIRKHNLGKEATRAYLANISYVDACLGIVMDALEKSGHADDTIVVLWGDHGWHLGEKLRYLKSTLWLEVVKTPLFVKLPEMDQAVYCEKTVSLLDLYPTLVNLCNLPKKANIEGHDFSALLKNVDSDWERPGITVSNEGTSVLTEKWHYINYVSGAEEFYDVTNDSMEWNNLIHESEYRQEIKKLKKWIPKKRVAPKKERYKKPSNYVDADQDTTIKKTRDFNKLE, from the coding sequence ATGAAATACAGAATAATTAGTCCGCTTCGAATAAACCAAATAAAATATAGGTTTAAAATAAATCTAACATATTTCGCTTTACTTTTTAGTGTATCATTTTTTGCACAGCAGGAGAAGCCTAATGTTCTTTTTATTGCCATAGACGATATTAACGATTGGGTAGCACCATTAGGTGGTAACAAGCAAGCTATTACACCTAATATGGATAGGTTTGTAGATAACGGTGCGGTTATATTCAAAAACAATGTGTGTGCAGCTCCTGTATGTGGGCCGTCACGATCCGCTATTTTATCCGGCTTTTATCCAAGCACTTCGGGTATTTACAATAATGGACAAAACCTGATATATTCTGATGTTGTTAAAGCCAATGCCACGTTACCCGAATACTTTTCAAAAAATGGTTACCATACCATGGCGAATGGTAAAATTTTTCACAAACATGCCACTGCAAATGGTGTGGATTTTGGTGCATGGGCATTTGATGAATTTGCCCGGGCAAGAAGGTATAATAAAGACGCTGCTAAGAAGAAGTTTTATACCGCTTCCAAAGCAGGTGTGATACATGGTGAGCATAACCCAGGGTTTATAGACAAAAAATCCAAGTTAAGTTGGGGGCCAACAAAAGATGCATTTGAGGAAACAGTAGATTATAAAGTTGCAGACTGGGCTAGGACACAGTTAAGTAAAGATTTTGACAAACCCTTTTTTATGGCAGTTGGTTTTATAAAACCACACTTGCCTTGGTTTGTACCTCAGGAATATTTTGATATGTATGATGTGGATGCTATCGAGGATATTATTACAAAAGAAGATGATTTAGAGGATATTGTAAAACCTAATGGAAAACCTCTTTTTAAACCAACAGGAGAATACAATTGGATTAGAAAACACAATCTAGGTAAAGAGGCAACAAGAGCTTATTTAGCAAATATAAGTTATGTAGATGCCTGTTTAGGTATTGTAATGGATGCTTTAGAAAAGAGCGGCCATGCTGATGATACCATTGTGGTTCTTTGGGGAGATCATGGTTGGCATTTGGGTGAAAAATTACGTTACTTAAAAAGTACACTTTGGTTAGAAGTTGTTAAAACCCCTTTATTTGTAAAGCTACCGGAAATGGATCAAGCAGTGTATTGTGAAAAAACAGTGAGTTTATTGGATTTGTATCCAACCTTAGTTAATCTCTGTAATTTACCTAAAAAAGCAAATATTGAAGGACATGACTTTTCAGCCTTATTAAAGAATGTGGATTCAGATTGGGAGCGTCCCGGTATTACAGTTTCAAATGAAGGAACTTCGGTATTAACAGAGAAATGGCACTATATTAATTATGTTTCTGGTGCAGAAGAGTTTTATGATGTAACTAATGACTCAATGGAATGGAATAATTTAATACATGAATCAGAATACAGGCAAGAAATAAAGAAATTAAAAAAGTGGATTCCTAAGAAAAGAGTAGCTCCAAAAAAAGAGCGTTATAAAAAACCTTCAAATTATGTTGATGCAGATCAGGATACGACAATTAAAAAAACAAGAGATTTTAATAAATTGGAGTGA
- a CDS encoding sulfatase family protein: MNKLKTTLFLVFGCILFSCSNKVQEVKKPNILWIIAEDLSPFMGCYGDSINTGHTPVIDKLASEGVLFKRAYASAPVCSAARSALITGVYQTTTGTHNHRSSRFTDGSVVPNDLRIQLPKDMKTIPELMKKAGYFTFNSGKDDYNFHYDRRALYDVGTEENYKTGMNGWQGNRAIDYMTVKDYVWNARPDKNQPWFGQVQIMGGKKDYKYVREGEQLGTNDVPLPPYFPDIPSQREAWTQHYNANRGSDVTVEKILKQLEADGELDNTIIFFFSDHGSNTSLRHKQFCYEGGMLIPLMVKGNHPALEAGKVRNDLVTLLDVSATTLAMGGVELPEYLDGQNVFGDNYEEVDYAIGARDRCDYTIDRIRTVVSKDYRYIRNYFPGRPMMQAGYRDNKPIVKNLKKAFKEGELTEYQAEHWFGVRPVEELYDLKADPHQMNNLAVNSEYDKILKEHREVLENWIKETDDKGQYPEAAIQLKATYDLWKNRPRFKNAKINSEYDQFKEQIAK, from the coding sequence ATGAATAAATTAAAAACAACATTATTTCTTGTATTTGGCTGCATCTTATTCTCTTGTTCAAATAAAGTTCAAGAAGTCAAGAAGCCAAATATCCTCTGGATTATTGCAGAAGATCTATCCCCTTTTATGGGATGCTATGGAGATTCAATAAATACAGGACATACCCCCGTAATTGATAAGTTGGCAAGTGAAGGCGTGCTATTTAAGCGTGCATATGCAAGTGCTCCGGTTTGTTCTGCTGCACGTTCTGCCCTAATAACCGGTGTCTACCAGACTACTACGGGTACTCATAATCATAGATCTAGCAGATTTACAGATGGTAGTGTGGTCCCTAATGATTTAAGAATTCAATTGCCTAAAGACATGAAAACGATTCCTGAGTTAATGAAAAAAGCAGGGTATTTTACATTCAATAGTGGTAAAGATGACTATAATTTTCATTACGATAGACGTGCATTGTATGATGTTGGAACCGAAGAAAATTATAAAACAGGAATGAATGGTTGGCAAGGAAATAGGGCTATTGATTATATGACAGTAAAGGATTATGTATGGAATGCAAGACCAGATAAAAACCAACCTTGGTTTGGACAAGTACAAATAATGGGAGGGAAAAAGGATTATAAATATGTAAGAGAGGGAGAGCAATTAGGAACTAATGATGTACCATTACCACCGTATTTCCCAGATATTCCGTCACAACGAGAAGCATGGACACAACACTATAATGCCAATAGAGGTTCTGATGTTACCGTAGAGAAAATTCTAAAACAATTGGAAGCAGACGGAGAATTAGACAACACCATAATATTCTTCTTTTCAGATCATGGAAGTAATACATCATTACGCCACAAACAATTTTGTTATGAAGGAGGTATGTTGATACCGCTTATGGTAAAAGGGAATCATCCTGCTTTAGAAGCTGGTAAAGTTAGAAACGATTTAGTGACTTTGCTGGATGTTTCTGCAACGACACTAGCTATGGGAGGGGTAGAATTACCTGAATATTTAGATGGTCAAAATGTATTTGGAGATAATTATGAAGAAGTTGATTATGCCATTGGAGCAAGAGATAGATGTGATTATACTATTGATAGAATTAGAACAGTAGTATCGAAGGATTATAGATATATAAGAAACTATTTCCCAGGCAGGCCAATGATGCAAGCAGGTTATAGAGACAACAAGCCCATTGTCAAAAATTTAAAAAAGGCATTCAAAGAGGGGGAATTAACGGAGTATCAAGCAGAACACTGGTTTGGAGTACGTCCTGTTGAAGAGTTATACGATTTAAAAGCAGATCCGCACCAAATGAATAACCTTGCAGTTAATTCTGAATATGATAAAATCCTTAAAGAACATCGTGAAGTACTGGAAAACTGGATTAAGGAAACAGATGATAAAGGGCAGTATCCAGAGGCAGCAATACAACTCAAAGCCACCTATGATTTATGGAAAAACCGCCCTCGCTTTAAAAATGCGAAGATAAACTCTGAATACGACCAGTTTAAAGAACAAATAGCTAAATAA
- a CDS encoding alpha-1,3-galactosidase-related protein, producing the protein MNSKLLILFFLTLFCTVVEVNATEIIHIKHSKDDITTRVREAIQNAKDKDIKLVFEKGIYKFLPEYAFSKFSFITNHGNGYKYVGFRFENFNSVEVEGNGSEFIFHGRMAPFQFENCNKIDVKNVVIDWDIPFTFEAEVLSVNKEEKWFDVKPIIDGHSWSFKDNEISFPNIDGFSFRELGHAHCFDPKTKSTFYGAYGQHLTPKKVEKLENGIYRIHQSMRHYPPKGSVIAAKGGNEFNRYAPAFQTQESKNVTYDNIIVHHALGMAFLFERTEDIKILNSGTYTREGSNRYISSTADATHFANCKGDILVENCRFEGMLDDGTNVHGTYVTVDAILDEYTVRIKLQHFEQLGFKFADVGDEVWFIQKPSPERGEVNEVVKAKFINEKYTELTFKNKLPKTLSKDDILENKTWNPTYTIRNCRITKHRARNLMIKTPKKIVIENNILSSEMSSIGLRGETFFWYESGAVNEVIIRNNHFINCAHGGAEHAVLWVSPRLGKGFDKTEIYDRNIIFEDNIIETFQNRIVWADRLEGLVFKGNTIKQVDAFKSKFPNAHMFDFKNCKDVVIENNVYKGDIKKFVKADESSKKSLKIKRNKGIKFK; encoded by the coding sequence ATGAATAGTAAACTTTTAATTCTCTTTTTCTTAACCCTATTTTGTACAGTCGTAGAAGTAAATGCTACTGAGATTATACATATAAAGCACAGTAAAGACGATATTACTACTAGAGTTAGAGAAGCCATACAAAATGCAAAGGATAAGGATATCAAACTTGTTTTTGAAAAAGGGATATATAAATTTCTACCTGAATATGCATTTAGCAAATTCTCATTTATTACCAATCATGGTAATGGCTATAAATATGTAGGATTCAGATTTGAAAACTTTAATTCCGTAGAAGTTGAAGGTAATGGATCAGAGTTTATTTTTCATGGCCGTATGGCACCATTTCAATTTGAAAATTGCAATAAAATTGATGTGAAAAATGTGGTTATAGATTGGGATATTCCCTTCACTTTTGAAGCCGAAGTTTTAAGTGTTAATAAAGAAGAAAAATGGTTTGATGTTAAACCTATAATCGATGGACATTCGTGGTCTTTTAAGGATAACGAAATATCCTTTCCCAACATTGATGGGTTCTCGTTTCGTGAACTTGGTCATGCACATTGTTTCGACCCTAAAACCAAATCGACATTCTATGGAGCATACGGGCAGCACTTAACGCCGAAAAAAGTTGAAAAACTTGAAAATGGAATTTATAGAATCCATCAGTCTATGCGTCATTATCCACCAAAAGGATCTGTAATAGCAGCAAAAGGCGGGAATGAATTTAATAGATACGCACCTGCATTTCAAACTCAAGAAAGCAAAAATGTAACTTACGATAACATAATTGTGCATCATGCCTTAGGTATGGCTTTTTTATTTGAACGTACAGAGGATATAAAGATTTTAAACTCGGGTACCTATACTAGAGAAGGTTCAAATAGATATATTTCAAGTACGGCAGATGCTACACATTTTGCCAATTGTAAAGGCGATATTCTGGTGGAAAATTGCCGATTTGAGGGTATGCTAGACGATGGTACTAATGTTCATGGTACCTATGTGACAGTAGACGCTATTTTGGACGAATATACAGTTAGAATTAAGCTTCAGCATTTCGAACAGCTAGGGTTTAAGTTTGCAGATGTTGGTGATGAGGTCTGGTTTATTCAAAAACCAAGTCCAGAACGAGGAGAAGTCAATGAAGTTGTAAAAGCTAAGTTTATCAACGAAAAGTATACCGAATTAACATTTAAAAACAAATTACCTAAGACCCTATCAAAAGATGATATTTTAGAAAATAAAACATGGAATCCTACATATACTATTCGTAATTGCCGTATTACCAAGCATCGAGCGCGAAATTTAATGATAAAAACACCTAAGAAAATTGTAATAGAAAATAATATCTTATCTTCCGAAATGTCATCCATAGGTTTGAGAGGGGAAACATTTTTTTGGTATGAATCTGGAGCTGTAAATGAGGTTATAATTCGAAATAATCATTTTATTAATTGTGCACATGGTGGTGCAGAACATGCTGTTTTATGGGTGTCTCCTAGATTGGGAAAAGGTTTTGATAAAACAGAAATTTACGACCGCAATATTATTTTTGAAGACAACATTATCGAAACGTTTCAAAATCGGATTGTTTGGGCAGACCGATTAGAAGGCCTCGTTTTTAAAGGTAATACAATAAAACAAGTTGATGCTTTTAAATCAAAGTTTCCAAATGCACATATGTTTGATTTTAAAAACTGTAAAGATGTAGTTATTGAAAACAATGTTTATAAAGGTGATATAAAGAAATTTGTTAAAGCAGATGAGTCATCTAAAAAAAGCTTAAAAATCAAACGGAATAAGGGAATTAAGTTTAAATAG
- a CDS encoding sulfatase family protein, with protein MNKLLRVAYLLLLFVMFACSNSKEAKPEASKISRPNIILFVSDDHGLDALGCYGNPIIKTPNLDKLASEGVKFTNAYCTSASCAASRSVILSGLYGHATGSYGHVHDYHHFSTYDNIKSLSNRLTQAGYITARIGKYHVAPETVYQFDEVLEADPRNTVEMADASKGVLNSEKPFFLYFCTDDPHRGHPFTPEEWDIPNSFGNKKEGYQGVKQVTYSPDEVLVPEFLPDTKQSREEIAQYYQSISRIDQGFGRLMAHLKDAGKLETTVVIYISDNGMAFPGAKTTVYEPGIKLPCIIKNPASNKKGITNSAKISWVDLTPTILDFAKINYEVKEFHGKSFRNILENENPKGWDNIYASHTFHEITMYYPMRVAIDKNYKLIWNVAWRLEYPFASDLWAASTWQSIYRNDIEKFGPRKVKDYLFRPEFELFNLENDPWETNNLAEDENYAELLESMKAKLKTFQKRTSDPWMIMWEHDASLQGSGVNL; from the coding sequence ATGAATAAGTTATTAAGGGTCGCGTATTTATTGTTATTATTTGTTATGTTTGCTTGTTCGAACTCAAAAGAAGCTAAACCAGAAGCATCCAAAATTTCGAGGCCAAACATAATTTTATTTGTTTCAGATGATCATGGTTTAGATGCTTTGGGTTGTTATGGTAACCCAATTATTAAAACACCAAATTTAGATAAATTGGCATCTGAAGGCGTTAAATTTACAAATGCTTATTGCACCAGTGCTAGCTGCGCAGCTAGTAGGTCTGTAATTCTTTCCGGTTTATATGGTCATGCAACAGGCTCATACGGTCATGTACACGATTACCACCATTTTAGTACATATGATAATATAAAATCTTTGTCCAATAGGTTAACCCAGGCAGGGTATATTACAGCGAGAATTGGTAAATATCATGTAGCACCAGAAACCGTTTATCAGTTTGATGAAGTACTAGAGGCTGACCCTAGAAATACGGTTGAAATGGCCGATGCATCAAAAGGTGTTCTAAATTCAGAAAAGCCATTCTTCTTATATTTTTGTACCGATGACCCACATAGAGGACATCCATTCACACCAGAGGAGTGGGATATACCTAATAGCTTTGGAAATAAAAAAGAAGGATATCAAGGCGTAAAGCAGGTAACTTACAGTCCAGACGAAGTTTTGGTTCCTGAATTTTTGCCTGATACGAAGCAATCTCGAGAAGAGATTGCACAATACTATCAAAGTATTTCAAGAATTGACCAAGGATTTGGTAGGCTTATGGCACATTTAAAAGATGCTGGTAAATTAGAAACGACTGTTGTCATTTATATTTCAGACAACGGTATGGCTTTTCCTGGAGCAAAAACAACTGTTTACGAACCAGGAATAAAATTACCTTGCATTATTAAAAATCCAGCTTCCAATAAAAAGGGAATTACTAATTCTGCAAAAATTTCATGGGTAGATTTGACGCCAACCATTTTAGACTTTGCGAAAATAAACTATGAAGTCAAGGAATTTCATGGGAAATCATTTAGAAATATATTAGAAAATGAAAACCCTAAAGGATGGGATAATATTTATGCATCGCATACGTTTCATGAAATTACCATGTATTACCCCATGCGTGTGGCTATTGATAAAAACTATAAACTAATTTGGAACGTAGCATGGCGTTTGGAATACCCGTTTGCCTCAGATTTATGGGCAGCTTCAACCTGGCAGTCTATTTATAGAAATGATATAGAAAAATTTGGCCCCCGTAAGGTTAAAGATTACCTATTTAGACCTGAGTTTGAACTGTTCAATTTAGAAAATGATCCATGGGAAACCAATAATTTAGCTGAAGATGAAAATTATGCTGAGCTACTAGAGTCAATGAAGGCCAAATTAAAAACATTTCAAAAAAGAACCTCAGATCCTTGGATGATTATGTGGGAGCACGATGCGTCCTTACAAGGATCAGGAGTTAATTTATAA
- a CDS encoding sialate O-acetylesterase — translation MLKKGCIFILLTTLVLLNSSYKLQATTILEPQVEPVQVVLLAGQSNMAGAGNYDELSEDVKQRIEKISHRVLLSFNGKPANPLSYYNNKPSEKYNFTKRFGPELLLGLTLAESNPNQEFLLIKRSQGGTALYGAWNPNWSQAKAKAVEKAKFKQSLKLYELHISDIKTNLEALKSQNKTYKIIGLAWMQGENDATLEVAAKGYKQNLKNLVTAYRSEFNVPEMPFVFGQINSRYGVKGGAKMVRDNMVQFAQEDSKSILIKTSTDKSWEDFPKHPDNVHYNAEGQKRLGIAFGKGLLNNTKKQNTSFVRPTKKTSLKSQAKEKIKTLKNLIKKAEKKNIDVLKEKTTVRTAEIFLKFADWDEKNIEANLKLFKKVQSFKKDAVKMANNLPNFEREDVILMLDDATKTLNLLIEKKEFRKPSPKVDWTKITLDKDQLTFNNRPIFITDYTWKPNTKELTEYHGDLDGFFITPTQVVSEDGAISKRIRDNLETKPDGSLGFIFMNHKNIPKWAKDSYGPNFSMREDTYTAYDIDNPGAKELQKKLLSYIVPEMAGKRYTKLGYMLCNEPHFYTYKFPNKEKLPWASGGVSQFTIQKFKSWLENKHKDINALNDVWKTNYSSFNDVFIDIPLSTTYKGTPIWYDWASFNMDRVTDWYTFLKSEITKHDPEAKVHLKIMPSLWTENKRVHGIDLEALTDLSGIVGNDSGADHTRIWGKPHEWEAHYAFEWRELCMGYDFMKSVSPNKINFNSELHYLSTVRSRNLYLDPKFARASFWLAHSYGMTASQIWYWPREADGSISKKAINDKGYAGSNNQQPRVTNEVATTLIDLNSYSEEIMAMQRQRKPLRIFYSKTSAINKKAYMDDLFELYEALHFEGTSLGFVTKDIINKQNNEAWDVILIHKTPYVTIDELNALQSYLNKGGTIIIDDESILKNEYGQAIQKLSKGKGTLINLDSVLEVKEKALSILKSNKLLPEVSVSEENKIGPKGCIWKVVKNKFGNNVLSVVNVGKSDATLSISLNGSDEIICKDLIKGIPVNNKPTLKPNDVFFVEVISKN, via the coding sequence ATGTTGAAAAAAGGGTGTATTTTTATATTATTAACGACTTTAGTGTTGCTCAATAGCTCTTATAAGCTTCAAGCAACAACAATTTTAGAACCTCAGGTTGAACCTGTCCAAGTTGTGCTTTTAGCAGGTCAGTCTAATATGGCAGGAGCAGGGAACTATGATGAATTAAGTGAAGACGTTAAACAACGAATTGAAAAAATATCCCATAGAGTGCTTCTAAGCTTTAATGGAAAACCTGCAAACCCTTTATCTTATTACAATAATAAGCCTAGTGAGAAATACAATTTCACAAAACGTTTTGGTCCAGAGCTATTATTGGGGCTAACATTAGCAGAGTCTAATCCAAATCAAGAGTTTTTACTTATAAAACGCTCACAAGGTGGTACAGCGCTTTATGGTGCATGGAATCCAAATTGGTCGCAAGCAAAAGCAAAAGCTGTTGAAAAAGCGAAGTTTAAGCAAAGCTTAAAATTATATGAACTCCATATTTCTGATATAAAGACAAACTTAGAAGCATTAAAAAGCCAAAACAAAACATATAAAATCATTGGTTTAGCATGGATGCAAGGTGAAAATGATGCCACCTTAGAAGTTGCTGCGAAAGGTTACAAGCAGAATTTAAAAAATTTGGTTACTGCTTACAGATCTGAATTTAATGTTCCAGAAATGCCATTCGTTTTTGGGCAAATAAATTCTAGATATGGTGTTAAAGGTGGTGCAAAAATGGTACGGGATAATATGGTACAGTTTGCACAAGAGGATTCAAAATCTATACTTATAAAAACCTCTACAGACAAATCATGGGAGGATTTTCCAAAGCATCCTGATAATGTTCATTATAATGCAGAAGGACAAAAACGTTTGGGTATTGCTTTTGGAAAAGGACTTCTTAACAATACAAAAAAGCAAAATACATCATTTGTAAGACCAACAAAAAAAACATCCTTAAAAAGTCAAGCAAAAGAGAAGATTAAAACCTTAAAAAACCTTATTAAAAAGGCAGAAAAAAAGAATATTGACGTTTTAAAGGAAAAAACCACGGTTAGAACTGCTGAGATCTTTTTAAAATTTGCTGATTGGGATGAAAAAAATATTGAGGCAAATTTGAAGTTGTTTAAAAAAGTGCAGTCATTCAAAAAAGATGCTGTTAAAATGGCTAATAATCTTCCAAATTTTGAAAGAGAAGATGTTATTCTAATGTTAGATGATGCAACCAAAACTCTAAATTTATTAATTGAAAAAAAAGAATTTAGAAAACCAAGTCCAAAAGTAGATTGGACAAAAATTACTCTAGATAAAGACCAGCTAACCTTTAATAATCGTCCGATTTTTATAACAGATTATACTTGGAAACCTAATACGAAAGAACTAACAGAATACCATGGTGATTTAGATGGATTTTTTATAACCCCAACACAGGTCGTAAGTGAAGATGGAGCTATAAGCAAACGAATTCGTGATAATTTGGAAACAAAACCTGATGGCTCTCTAGGTTTTATTTTTATGAATCATAAGAACATTCCGAAATGGGCAAAAGATAGCTATGGACCAAATTTTAGTATGCGTGAAGATACATATACAGCCTATGATATTGACAATCCTGGTGCAAAGGAACTTCAAAAAAAACTATTAAGTTATATTGTTCCAGAAATGGCTGGAAAAAGGTATACCAAATTGGGGTATATGTTATGTAACGAGCCACACTTTTACACATATAAATTTCCAAATAAAGAAAAATTACCTTGGGCATCAGGAGGTGTTTCTCAGTTTACAATTCAGAAATTTAAATCATGGTTAGAAAATAAACATAAAGATATAAATGCATTAAATGATGTTTGGAAAACAAACTATTCAAGTTTTAACGATGTGTTTATAGATATCCCGTTAAGTACTACATACAAGGGGACACCAATATGGTACGACTGGGCTTCATTTAATATGGATCGAGTTACAGATTGGTACACGTTCTTAAAATCTGAAATTACTAAACATGACCCCGAAGCTAAAGTGCATTTAAAAATTATGCCAAGTCTTTGGACAGAGAATAAAAGAGTTCACGGAATAGATTTAGAAGCTTTAACAGATTTAAGTGGTATTGTTGGTAACGATTCTGGAGCAGACCACACAAGAATATGGGGAAAACCACATGAATGGGAAGCACATTACGCTTTTGAGTGGCGAGAATTATGTATGGGTTACGATTTTATGAAATCGGTAAGCCCAAATAAAATCAATTTTAATTCGGAGTTACACTATCTATCAACGGTTAGATCAAGAAATTTATATCTAGACCCTAAGTTTGCTAGAGCTTCATTTTGGCTGGCGCATAGTTATGGCATGACAGCAAGTCAAATTTGGTATTGGCCAAGAGAAGCTGATGGTTCTATTTCCAAAAAGGCTATAAATGATAAAGGATATGCGGGGTCAAATAACCAACAACCAAGAGTGACTAATGAAGTTGCAACCACCCTAATTGATTTGAATTCATATTCTGAAGAAATTATGGCCATGCAGCGTCAAAGAAAACCGTTACGTATATTTTATTCTAAAACATCAGCCATAAATAAGAAGGCATACATGGATGATCTGTTTGAACTATACGAAGCATTACACTTTGAAGGGACATCCTTAGGTTTTGTAACCAAAGATATTATCAATAAACAAAATAATGAAGCATGGGATGTTATATTAATTCATAAAACACCTTATGTAACTATAGATGAATTGAATGCACTCCAATCTTATTTAAATAAAGGGGGTACTATTATCATAGATGATGAAAGTATATTGAAAAATGAATATGGACAGGCCATTCAAAAATTATCAAAGGGAAAAGGCACTTTAATTAATTTAGATTCAGTTTTAGAAGTTAAAGAAAAAGCGCTTTCTATTTTAAAAAGTAATAAACTCTTACCAGAGGTTTCAGTTTCTGAAGAAAACAAAATAGGACCAAAAGGTTGTATTTGGAAAGTAGTGAAGAATAAATTTGGAAATAACGTATTATCTGTTGTCAATGTCGGAAAATCAGATGCTACTTTATCCATTTCTTTAAATGGAAGTGATGAGATTATCTGTAAAGATTTAATAAAAGGTATTCCGGTTAATAATAAACCCACCTTGAAGCCAAATGATGTTTTTTTTGTAGAAGTTATCTCAAAAAATTAA
- a CDS encoding sulfatase family protein has translation MNTKTLLASIFICVALILGCKTKSASTPKEKQKLSATSQNKPNLIVIHTDEHNFRTLSCYQNILSEEQAFVWGKGNNSKTPNIDKLANGGAISTSYYCASPVCTPSRASLITGLYPQATGAPKNGLHISEDVPTFATILRDNGYSTSYVGKWHLAGEEKYTFGVKYKAGFEDNRFMMRGGHAPYFHIKDGKIKGIGDRAAARLPKDEIIHLTDYFTDKTLEIIERDKDKPFAIMLSIPDPHTPDYAKPPYNTMYKDLNIKAPKTMAPEYVAIKPSWAGGGDKPDNNEAIGKKAFTREKEALKQYFGMVSHIDDSVGRILKFLEDNRLAENTIVVFTSDHGDMFFEHNRRNKGVPYEASARIPFVIRYPDRIPSGKVINTAYTNVDFTPTILSIMGVETDAEFHGLDTSKDFLNDKKVVNSDRITYYAKSGGWWVTAVNDRYKLVIDKNEPPYLFDLKEDPNELINFYKDPAYGEIARSMQTELFKQLERYDEPGLKNKKPYIVK, from the coding sequence ATGAATACGAAAACTTTATTAGCAAGCATCTTTATTTGTGTCGCTCTGATTTTGGGTTGTAAAACAAAGTCTGCCTCTACGCCAAAAGAAAAACAAAAGCTAAGCGCTACCTCACAGAATAAACCCAATTTAATTGTTATTCATACAGACGAACATAACTTTAGAACCTTAAGTTGTTATCAAAACATTTTATCGGAAGAACAAGCTTTTGTGTGGGGAAAAGGTAATAATTCTAAAACGCCAAATATTGATAAGCTAGCAAATGGAGGGGCAATAAGTACAAGCTATTATTGTGCTTCACCTGTATGTACACCTTCTAGAGCTTCGCTGATAACAGGGTTGTATCCACAGGCAACCGGCGCTCCAAAAAACGGGCTTCACATTAGTGAGGACGTTCCTACATTTGCTACCATTTTAAGAGATAATGGCTACTCCACATCTTATGTGGGCAAATGGCATTTAGCCGGAGAAGAAAAATATACTTTTGGAGTAAAATATAAAGCGGGATTTGAAGATAACCGCTTCATGATGCGTGGTGGGCATGCACCATATTTTCATATAAAAGATGGAAAGATTAAGGGAATAGGTGATAGGGCGGCAGCAAGATTACCTAAAGATGAAATTATCCATTTAACCGATTATTTTACAGATAAAACACTGGAAATTATTGAGCGTGATAAAGACAAGCCATTTGCAATTATGTTGTCCATTCCAGACCCACATACTCCAGATTATGCAAAGCCGCCATACAATACCATGTACAAGGATTTGAATATTAAAGCGCCTAAAACCATGGCACCGGAATACGTGGCTATAAAGCCTTCTTGGGCAGGTGGTGGCGATAAACCAGACAATAATGAGGCGATTGGGAAAAAGGCATTTACAAGAGAAAAAGAAGCCTTAAAGCAATATTTTGGTATGGTTAGTCATATAGACGATAGCGTAGGACGTATCCTTAAATTTTTAGAAGATAATCGTTTGGCCGAAAATACAATTGTAGTGTTTACTTCAGACCATGGAGATATGTTTTTTGAACATAACCGCAGAAACAAAGGAGTGCCTTATGAAGCATCAGCAAGAATTCCTTTTGTAATTAGATATCCAGATAGGATTCCTTCTGGAAAAGTCATTAATACAGCTTACACTAATGTAGACTTTACACCAACTATATTAAGCATAATGGGAGTGGAAACAGATGCCGAGTTTCATGGTTTAGATACATCTAAGGACTTTCTAAATGACAAGAAGGTAGTAAATAGTGATAGAATTACTTATTATGCCAAATCTGGAGGTTGGTGGGTTACTGCTGTAAACGACAGGTATAAATTGGTTATCGATAAAAATGAACCCCCTTATTTATTTGACTTGAAAGAGGATCCAAATGAGCTGATAAATTTCTATAAAGACCCAGCTTATGGAGAAATAGCCAGATCAATGCAAACCGAATTGTTTAAACAGTTAGAAAGATATGATGAACCTGGATTAAAAAACAAGAAGCCTTACATTGTAAAATAA